In the genome of Archangium lipolyticum, the window TGCGGTGATCTCCACCATCGGCTCCGGCTCGAATACGAAGCACGTGACCCTCTACTCCACCAGCATCCGCAACATCATCGATGCGATGGAGAAGCAGAAGGTGGAGCGCCTGCTGTGTATCTCGGCGGGCGGTGCCTATCCAGGCAAGGATCCTGGCGCACCCTTCATCCTCAACTACATCGTCAAGCCGTTCTTCCTCAAGGACGTCTTCGCGGACATGGCGCGCATGGAGGAGGCGGTCAAACAGAGCAAGCTGGCCGCCTGGACCATCGTCCGGCCGCCCAGGCTGGTGGACACCCCCGCGACTGGCAGGTACCGGCAGGAGCCGACCTACTGCATCAAGGGCGGGAACAAGATTTCCCGGGCGGACCTGGCGTCATTCATCGTCGGACAACTGGACGCCGGGGAGTACCTCCGCAAGGGCGTTGCCGTCGCCTACTAGTGGAGTGTCCACAACGTCTTTGGACATGGTCCGAGGGCCCGTGGATGTCCCCTCTCCCTCTGGGAGAGGGCTAGGGTGAGGGTCTTCCCCCTGGAGCGCATGACCCCATGGGAGTTCACAGAGGACGGCGAAGGGGCGGTTGCGTGCCGTGATGCAAGCCGGGGCGAGGAACACGCGGGTGACGACCCTCACCCCCCGCCCTCTCCCAGAGGGAGAGGGAGCATGCGCA includes:
- a CDS encoding NAD(P)-dependent oxidoreductase, with translation MNIALFGATGATGHLVLEQALARGHTVTALVRTPSKLTTTHERLKIVQGDVTDPSAVEKTVAGQDAVISTIGSGSNTKHVTLYSTSIRNIIDAMEKQKVERLLCISAGGAYPGKDPGAPFILNYIVKPFFLKDVFADMARMEEAVKQSKLAAWTIVRPPRLVDTPATGRYRQEPTYCIKGGNKISRADLASFIVGQLDAGEYLRKGVAVAY